One window from the genome of Pyramidobacter piscolens W5455 encodes:
- a CDS encoding NAD/NADP-dependent octopine/nopaline dehydrogenase family protein, whose amino-acid sequence METSVAVIGAGNGGTAIAAYLSSQGVKVNLCDLFPQYIAGIQQANGVNLTVNGRTSHCQLNLVTTDIPLAIQDIHLIMVVTPSFTHRLIAEACFNALEEGQTVVLNPGRTGGAVDFLNVIRSRGCKADVTIAEAQTLIYACRKTGPSSVEISGIKKKILLGALPANRTEQVLAMLRPFYPQFVAAKNCLETSLSNIGALFHPTPLLLNIGRVESETGGFRYYLDGISPSVTVLVKEIDNERMAVAAAYGVSVLSAEEWLVESYDTHGEDLYHLIQNNAAYSTIKAPKTIDARYITEDVPMSLVPISELGRKAGVATPNIDAVIQLTSAIYKRDFRASGRCLKNLSLDSMEREQIIHYFETGSR is encoded by the coding sequence ATGGAAACGAGTGTTGCAGTTATTGGTGCAGGGAATGGCGGAACGGCAATCGCCGCATACCTTTCCAGCCAAGGCGTAAAAGTAAATCTATGTGACCTTTTTCCACAGTACATTGCCGGCATTCAACAAGCAAATGGCGTTAATCTAACCGTGAACGGGCGAACATCACACTGTCAACTGAATTTAGTGACGACTGATATTCCTCTTGCCATTCAGGATATTCATTTGATCATGGTTGTCACACCTTCTTTTACTCATCGGTTGATTGCAGAAGCTTGTTTCAATGCGTTGGAAGAGGGACAGACTGTTGTCTTGAATCCTGGACGTACTGGCGGAGCTGTTGATTTTCTCAATGTAATCCGTAGCCGGGGCTGCAAGGCTGACGTTACCATTGCGGAGGCACAGACACTGATCTATGCCTGTCGTAAGACGGGGCCCTCGTCTGTGGAAATCAGCGGTATAAAGAAAAAGATCCTTCTGGGAGCTCTTCCGGCAAACCGTACGGAACAGGTATTGGCAATGCTCAGGCCTTTTTATCCACAGTTCGTGGCAGCGAAGAACTGTCTGGAGACAAGTCTTTCTAACATTGGTGCGCTTTTCCATCCAACTCCGCTGTTGCTGAATATCGGTAGGGTTGAGAGTGAAACTGGTGGTTTTCGTTATTACCTTGATGGGATTTCCCCTTCCGTGACTGTTCTTGTCAAAGAGATTGACAATGAACGTATGGCCGTTGCCGCTGCTTATGGTGTGAGCGTCCTCAGTGCAGAAGAATGGCTGGTTGAATCGTATGATACTCATGGAGAGGATTTGTATCATTTGATTCAGAATAATGCCGCCTACAGCACAATCAAGGCACCAAAGACAATTGATGCCCGTTATATTACTGAGGATGTACCAATGAGCCTTGTGCCAATCTCCGAGCTGGGGCGTAAAGCGGGCGTTGCCACGCCCAATATCGACGCTGTTATCCAGCTGACAAGCGCAATCTATAAACGAGATTTCCGAGCGAGCGGTCGCTGTTTAAAGAATCTTAGCCTTGACAGTATGGAGAGAGAACAAATCATTCATTATTTTGAGACTGGCAGCCGTTGA
- a CDS encoding transposase, whose amino-acid sequence MAAQTHPRDKECLTNGDTKAWLVAATRGRAEKIENVAYTLDKAPEHQLEKQQIWIATIAENSSHLCRAYRMKETLRRLLKIEDTNEVEADLKRWLLWTGYSKNPAFKKLYQKVKCH is encoded by the coding sequence TTGGCTGCACAGACTCATCCCAGAGATAAGGAATGCCTGACGAATGGCGATACGAAAGCTTGGCTTGTTGCGGCGACAAGAGGACGGGCGGAGAAAATCGAAAATGTAGCCTACACTCTTGACAAGGCACCAGAACATCAGCTGGAAAAGCAGCAGATCTGGATCGCGACAATTGCTGAGAATAGCAGCCATCTCTGTCGCGCATACCGTATGAAAGAAACGCTTCGACGGCTTCTAAAAATCGAAGACACCAACGAGGTAGAAGCAGATCTGAAAAGGTGGCTTTTGTGGACGGGCTACAGCAAAAATCCGGCTTTCAAAAAACTGTATCAGAAGGTCAAGTGCCACTAA
- a CDS encoding sodium:solute symporter family transporter: protein MKSVVIVFAILATLLLTYGLSMLMTRKGRKKSVSVDDWEVGGRELPLYVVVGTQFATAMGGGILVGQVGNGFSNGYSVMLYGILCQLSFVILMFVAKWLREHKFATVPEILLHYSGPSKTVRILAGLMTIVVPFGWCCSNLTAFAKLYTTITGIPLNILICAMAVLCVFFVLPSGLKTVAWTDFVFGCLMFIIGTTIAIATARMAGGMSHVMRTVPQDIVQFPSSLFSVGLSTSILWIFFTHSWWTDKSDVLSAYPCL from the coding sequence ATGAAATCTGTGGTTATTGTTTTTGCGATTCTTGCTACGCTTCTATTAACCTATGGATTGAGCATGCTGATGACAAGAAAGGGCAGAAAAAAGAGTGTTAGTGTAGATGATTGGGAAGTCGGCGGCCGCGAGCTTCCTCTGTATGTCGTTGTAGGTACACAATTTGCTACAGCAATGGGAGGTGGAATTCTAGTCGGACAAGTTGGCAATGGATTCAGTAACGGATATTCAGTGATGCTTTACGGCATTCTGTGCCAGTTGTCTTTTGTTATTCTTATGTTCGTCGCTAAATGGTTGCGCGAACATAAGTTTGCGACTGTTCCCGAAATTTTACTGCACTATTCAGGTCCTAGCAAAACTGTGAGGATTCTGGCTGGCTTGATGACTATCGTTGTTCCATTTGGCTGGTGCTGTTCAAATTTAACAGCATTTGCAAAATTATATACGACAATTACAGGTATCCCCTTAAATATCTTGATTTGCGCTATGGCTGTCCTGTGTGTATTTTTTGTATTGCCTAGCGGACTTAAAACAGTAGCATGGACGGATTTTGTCTTTGGTTGTCTGATGTTTATCATCGGTACAACGATAGCAATTGCAACAGCGAGAATGGCTGGCGGCATGTCACATGTGATGAGGACAGTTCCTCAGGATATTGTACAGTTCCCGAGCTCATTATTCAGTGTCGGTTTATCTACGAGTATTTTATGGATTTTTTTCACTCACTCCTGGTGGACTGACAAATCAGATGTATTATCAGCGTATCCTTGCTTGTAA
- a CDS encoding sodium:solute symporter family transporter, with the protein MYYQRILACKETNKVIKSLAISAFCALLAYVWAIVVGLSVRSMNPGLEREMATGWLMNELPLWAVAVFSGLVVCTILSTISSGIQSVVVNLNRDIYRVLNPRVSEKSAVQINRVLSVIVLAAAALIAMYFPQVLNLLVLTYSYSAAGLVCPIFLSYMLRHKGIITKNGLIAGMILGVGVCAYSMHFKSVIPYVIWGCLASGVAMIVFSKLDKKNPAYLEEK; encoded by the coding sequence ATGTATTATCAGCGTATCCTTGCTTGTAAAGAAACGAACAAGGTTATTAAAAGTCTAGCTATTTCTGCTTTCTGTGCACTGTTAGCCTATGTTTGGGCTATTGTCGTTGGACTGAGTGTTCGTTCCATGAACCCTGGACTTGAACGGGAAATGGCAACGGGATGGTTGATGAACGAATTACCTCTATGGGCGGTTGCGGTCTTTTCTGGATTGGTTGTATGCACGATTCTTTCCACAATCAGTTCTGGTATCCAATCGGTAGTTGTTAATTTGAATCGTGATATTTACCGTGTGCTGAATCCTCGAGTCTCGGAGAAATCCGCTGTACAGATAAACCGCGTTCTCTCTGTGATCGTGCTGGCGGCAGCGGCTTTGATTGCTATGTATTTTCCCCAGGTACTCAACCTCCTCGTGTTGACCTATTCGTATTCGGCTGCCGGGCTTGTTTGCCCGATCTTCCTCAGCTATATGCTACGCCATAAGGGAATTATCACAAAGAATGGGCTCATCGCCGGCATGATCCTTGGTGTTGGAGTCTGTGCCTATTCTATGCACTTTAAGTCGGTCATTCCTTATGTGATCTGGGGTTGCCTTGCTTCTGGCGTGGCGATGATTGTTTTCAGTAAATTGGACAAGAAGAATCCCGCTTATCTGGAAGAAAAATAA